The genome window GCCTCCCGCAGAGGATGGGGCCCAAACTCATGGAGCAGATGAATGAGTGGGTGCTCTGGGACGGTGTGGACATCTGTGGTCTGTGTATGGTATCAAAAGATGGGAAGGGTAGGGGTTACTGAGGATCTACTGGGTCGTGTGGGACCCAACCATGGTATTAAAGATGTGGAATAGTGGCTGGAGAACATGAGgctggctgggatggagttaatGTTCGtcccagcaggcaggatggggctggTTTGGGATCCGTGCAGGACACAGAGCTGggaacacagggatgttttCGCTGAACCCAGCACCCAGGGcctttcctgctcctctccctccccaccagcGAGTGGCCGGGACAGCCGACCCCAGCAGCCTCCAGGGATATTCCAGCCCCTCAACACCTGCTAATGGAGGTCAGAGGAGCAACTGCTTTTGCaccaaaagaaatatataaaaaggGAGAGGAGCCGGGACCCGGGTGCGCCTCTGGCTAGATGCGGTGAGGCCTCAGCCATGCACCCAGTGCTGTACCccttgctttgctgactttaTTCCACAATAAAAGACTCTTGGAATTTTAGTTTCCAGAGTGTGCTTGTAACACCAGGAACCAGGCGTGACAGAGCCCTGCTGTCCAGAGATGGTGGAATGCCTGCCTGCCAATGGGAATTGAATGAACTCTTTCTTCTGCTTGGGTGCGtggcttttcctttccctatCAAACTGTcattatctcaacccatgagctcACTGCCTTTCATCTTTCcgattctctcccccatcccaccgTGGCGCGGACGGGCGAGCGGCTGCACGGGCTGAGGTTACTCCGTGACACCCGGGTTCACAAAGCCCAGTGTGCCCTTTGGCATCGTCTCCACGCCACGGGGCGATTCCCTTTTCCAGGTGCATCCTGGGGGCAGACCGCCGCTTCTCAGCCGGGATCCCCCCTTGCCAAAACGAAACGGAGCCGGGGTAAAAGTGAAAGAAACCTTTATTTGACCCAACTTCTCCCCAGAGGAGGCTTCTCCATGGGGTTACTCATAGAGGCACTTAGGGCTACAAAATGCGAGCAAAGCGGCAAGTGGGACAGCAAGCTCTTTGCCGTTGGTGGTGGGCACGCGgatcctgctggaggagggggctctgcagctgcttccagCGCGGGTGCCCCGTCAGGAAGGGCTCCCCACGGCTTGGAGGAGTGAGGGGACATCTCTGTGGACTCCTGTCGGGCACAGCGAGGGATGGGGCCCGGCGAGGGCTAAAACGGGCCACGGTCCCCATCGAAGCGGAAGGGGTTCACCCACGACGATGACGCCGGTCACGATCAGGATGATGACCAGGATGGTGAGGCTGAAGTTGAGCAGCTGCGTGGTGATGTTCAGGTACTTGGCGGTGGAGCCCGTAGCTGCGCGCCCCACTGTAGTCGCCCAGGAGTTTGCGGTCCCTGGACTAGGGGGAGGCAGAGAGCAGGGTCAGTGGGGATGGGGGCAGCAGAGGGGGTGCCCTGGGATGCATCTGTTGGGGCCCCCAACCCCCTATGGTACCCCATCCCCAGTCAGGACCCCCCAAGCTGGGATGCTCCCCCCTGGTTAAAACCTCCCTAGCTGAGACTCCCATCCTCTGCAGTTGGGACCCTTCTCCGGTGTGGATCCCCCCAGCTGGTAGCCCATCCCCAgttgggacccccccccagttAGGACCCCCATCCTCACCGAGACCCCCATCCCCCGATGGTGCCTCATCCACAGCTGGGACCCCCAAGCTGGGACCCTCCAGTTAACACCCCCCGAGCTGGGACCCTCCAGTTTGCCTCCCCAGCTCAGACCTCCATCTCCAGTTTGCCCCCTCCTTGCTCGGACCCTCATCTCCAGTTGGGACCCCCAACCTGGGACCCCCCAGTTTGCCCCCCCCCAAGCTGGGACCCCTCCCAGCTGGGACCCTCCAGTTTGCCCCCTCCTTGCTCAGACCCCCATCCccagctgggacccccccaacctGGGACCCCTCCCAGCTGGGACGCCCCAGTTTGCCCCCTCCTTGCTCAGACCCCCATCCCCAGCTGGGACCCCCCAACCTGGGACCCCTCCCAGCTGGACCCTCCAGTTTGCCCCCTCCTTGCTCAGACCCCCATCCCCAGCTGGGACCCCTCCTTGCTCGGACCCCCCAGTTAGCCCCCTCCTTGCTCgggaccccccctccccagctgggaCCCCCAACCTGGGACACCCCAGTTTGACCCCCCCCCAAGCCTGGGACCCCTCCAAGCTGAGACCCTCCAGTTTGCCCCCTTCCTTGCTCGGACCCTCATCTCCAGCTGGGACCCCCAAGCTGGGACCTCCCAGTTTGACCCCTCCTTGCTCGGACCCCCATCCCCAGCTGGGACCCCCAAGCTGGGACCCCTCAGTTTGCCCCCCCCTAAGCTGGGACCCCCCAGTTAGGCCCCCTCCTTGCTCAGACCCCCATCcccacctgggacccccaacCTGGGACCCTCCCAGTTTGACCCCCAAGCTGGGACCCCTCCCAGCTGGGACCCCCCAGTTTAGCCCCCTCCTTGCTCggacccccctccccagctgggaCCCCCGAGCTGGGACCCCCCAGCTTGCCCCCCCCAGCCGGGACCCGTGTCCCCCACCTTGATGGAGAAGACGAGGGCGAGGAAGCCGAGGCAGCAGACGTTGGCGTAGAGCGCGGAGCAGAGGGACCAGGCGAGGTGGTCGCGGGGCGGGGGCTGCCGGGGGGCCTCCAGCAGCACCACGGTGCTCGGGCCCGTCCGCTCGGGCCCCGGCTGCTCGCCCAGCGGCTCGTAGGGCGGCGCCGCCGCGGGCCCCGGCCAGGCCACCCGCTCCATGGCCGCTTTCGATTCTCGAGACGGAGACGGCGGGGGGAGAGAAGGGCCCCCCCGGGGAggagccgcccccgccccgggccGCCCCGGCTCCTCCTGCCCCGACCCGACCCGCCCTGAGCCCTTGGCCCCTTCTCTCTCGGCCCCTTCTCTCTCTGACCCCTCTGTCCCTTCTCTCCCTGATCCCTCGGCCCCTTCTCTTTGCCCCTCggccctttctctctctgccccctttgccccttctctctctgcccctTGGCCCCTTctctctgtcccttttccccttctctcttgGCCCCTTCTCTCTCTGACCCCTCGGCCCCTTCTCTCTCTGACCCTTCTCTCTCTGACCCCTCGGCCCCTTCTCTCTCTGACCCTTCTCTCTCTGACCCCTCGgccccttctctctctgtcccttttccccttctctctctgcccctcagccccttctctctctgcccccttggccccttctctctctgccccgctctttccctctgcctcactctttccttctgccccctttctttttccccttctttgtcccCTTCTTTCTCTGCCCCGTCCCTGACCCCTTCTTGCCTCCTTCTTTGCCCCTTCTtgccttctcccctctttccttctcACCTTCTTTGcccccttctttcttcccttctcctcctctttcattctttccttctttccttgtcCCTTTCCTTGTCCCCGTCTTTacccctttttttctctgctcctttctctGTCCCACactttccttctccccctctttcgttcttcccttttttccttgtcCCCCTCTTTCCTCATCgctttctttctttgcctctttctctctccccctcttcccttccaCCCCTTTCCTTgtccccttctttctctcctttctgtttgCCCCTTTCCTCGtccccctttccccatctctctctttgcctccttctttccttctccccctctttccttcttctttccttctcctcctttacCCCCTCTTTATTTGCTCTactccttcttttccccctttcttgtTCCCGTCTTTCCCTAAAcaagccctgggaccccctccctctctctttccccccaAGCCCCCGCTCCCCGCTGCCAGCAGGTTGGTTTTTGGGGCTGTGTGAGCGTTCGAGGCGGATGGGAGCCGACTCCTCGAAGGTTCGGAGGAGGAAGGGTTTGCTGGCCGTGGTTATCATCCCCTTGGCACATCACCCATCACCACTCCCCTGATTTTTGGGATGAGGTTTCTGCTGCTGGTGCGGGCAGCGGGATGTCGTGTGAAGGGCTTGGGCTTGTGAAATTCCCCAAATCCCGCGGGTGCGGGGGTGAGGGCGGCTTCGAGCAGCACTGGCACCGCCTGGGGCTGGCTGCGAGCTTGGCTCCTCCAGCCCCGTCCCCCCTAAAGTGCCCCTTTATGGGGTCCGAGCAGCCGGGATCAAACCCAGCTCTTGTGGAGGAATCCAGCTCCGGAGGAGACCACGCAGAGgatccagggctggagaacctcccgtacgaggccaggctgagagagttggggttgttcagcctggagaagagaaggctgcggggagaccttagagcagcttccagggctgaaaggggctccaggaaagctggggaggggctctggatcagggagggcagggagaggacaaggggaatggttttaaattggaaggaggaaggttcagattggacattaggaagaaattcttcacgatgagggtggggaggccctggcccaggttgcccagagcaggggtggctgccccatccctggaggggttccaggccaggttggatggggcttggagcccctgatccagtgggaggtgtccctgcccatggcaggggtgggactggatgggctttgaagtcccttccaacccaaaccatcccaggATTCTGTGCCCCAAGCCAggctctgtgccccccaaacaCAGGATGAGGCTGGAAGATGCTGCTTGTTGGGCACCTGCTTTAGGAAAACCCCATGGGCACCACACCCCTTGTGATTATCCCGGTTTTAAATTCATTAAGGTTTCCCAAGTGTCATTCTACCTCGTTATATAACGTGGTAATAAACTTTTACTGGCCATTCTAGGAAGGTTCgtgtttaaacaaaacaaatggaaggacagcctggccctggaaatgtggacTTTGCTTCCCAGCAGCTTCGAGCTGTCCCATGGATTTGTTTATCCTTCACGGATGAACCGAGATAACGCTGCATCCAGGCCCCTCTGACGACACATCCCGCTGCCCTGGCGTCACGGCATCATGACTCCGGGGATTTCTGGAGCGAGACCCGATGGAGACGGAGCTGCACGCTTTTCCTGGGATGAATCATGGGCATCATCCTGGAACACGGGAGTGGAAAAAGCCCACCGGGTGCCAAGGGGCATTCGGGGCGCCCCGATTCCACCAGGACACTGTGAGCACATGGTTCTTCTGTACTTTGGGTCCCAGCCTCTCCCCTCGGTTGGCACGACGGGTTCTGACATCCCGCTGGCATTCCCAAAGCTCCGAAAGGAGccgggatggggaggggctgaATTCTGTCCTCTGTGCCAACTGCTGCACCCTGCTCCCTGTGCTGGAGAGATGCAAAAACCAGGGAAAGAACAGCTGAATGTCCCTGGATGTGCGTCTTCTGCATCCATGGGGAGAGCATGTGTGGGGACACCCATCatcccagcctcctcctcctcctcccgggcTGAGCATCCCCGCCACGGGCCTGGGGAGAGGTTTTGCTTCCTAGCCTCCCGCTTTCCCTGCCTATTTCTCTAAATTTGGCTTAATTGCTAGCTAATTAACCTTCCCAGCCCGTTAGGAAGCGGGGAAACAGAACCTGGAGCGCGGCTGCCCTCTAGTTTTCCCAACTGCGAATGTGGTTTGATCTTTAATAACTGATTTTTCGTCCCACGGCGGAGCGGCAGCGAGGTGGAGCCGCCTCCTCATCTGGGGGAAAGGACAGACCCCCCAATCCATGGGTTTTATCCCGCTCCGCGCAGGGAGAGCCCGGGGCGCCCATCAGTGCAGTGAGTTGTGTCCGGTCTCAGCCCCGGGGCGCGAGGCCGAGGTCACTGCCCGTGTAATTAAGCCTGATTGTTAATTACTGCTGGGCTTTGTGCGGGACGAGACGCA of Phaenicophaeus curvirostris isolate KB17595 chromosome 5, BPBGC_Pcur_1.0, whole genome shotgun sequence contains these proteins:
- the LOC138720810 gene encoding LOW QUALITY PROTEIN: dispanin subfamily A member 2b-like (The sequence of the model RefSeq protein was modified relative to this genomic sequence to represent the inferred CDS: deleted 1 base in 1 codon), giving the protein MERVAWPGPAAAPPYEPLGEQPGPERTGPSTVVLLEAPRQPPPRDHLAWSLCSALYANVCCLGFLALVFSIKSRDRKLLGDYSGARSYGSTAKYLNITTQLLNFSLTILVIILIVTGVIVVGEPLPLRWGPWPVLALAGPHPSLCPTGVHRDVPSLLQAVGSPS